The sequence below is a genomic window from Mycobacteriales bacterium.
GACGGCCGTGCGCGACGGCGACGAGTGGGCGCTCGACGGCACGAAGGTGTTCTGCACCAACGGTTCCCGCGCCGACTGGCTGCTCGTCGCCGCGCGCACGGGCGACGAGCCGGGGCACGCGGGCATCTCGCTGTTCGTCGTGCCGACGTCGGCCGAGGGGTTCGCCGCGTCGCGGATCCCGACGCTCGGGTGGCGGACGTCGCAGACCGGCGCGCTGACGTTCGCGTCGGTGCGGCTGCCGCCCGACGCGCTGCTGGGCGAGCCGGGCGACGGCTTCGTGATGATCATGAAGTCGTTCCAGTGGGAACGCCTCGCGCTCGCCGTCGCGTCCGTCTCCGCCGCCGCCGCCAACCTCGCGGCCTGCCCGCCGTCGCCGCGCCGCGACGCGCTGGCGGTCCGGCTCGCGGCCGTCCGCGCGCTCTCGTACGACGCGCTCACGCGGCACCTCGCGGGAGAGGACGCGTTGCGCCAGGTCAGCGCCGCGAAGTGGCTGGCGTGCGACCTCGACGTGGACACGGCGTTGCTGCGGGTCGACTCCGGCGGCGGCGCCGCGGCCGAACGCGCCCTGCGCGACGCGCGCCTCGGCCCGATCGGCGGCGGGGCACGCGAGGTGATGGCCGAGCTGGTCGCGCGGACGCTGCCGCTCTAGCCCCGGCCGAACAGCCCCTTGCGCTTCTTCGGCTGCTCCTTCGGCGGCTGCTTGCCCGGCGTCGCGGCGGCGGCCGCGCGGGCCGCCGGCTGCTCCGGCTCGTCGTCCAGGCCGAGCGAGGTGAGCTCGCGCAGCAGGGCGGCGGTCTCGGAGAGGCCGGCGCGGGAGCCGTTGGCGAACGCCGGCTCGGGGTCGGCGGGCGTCGGCGCGTCGTCGGGGACGTACTCCTCGATCGTCTCGACGGTGTCGATCGCCGGCTCGGCGGTCGCGTCACTGAGGTCGCGGAACATCGACGCGACCGCGAGGGTGTCGACCGGCTCGGGCTCGGGTTCCGGGGCCGGCTCCGGGTCGGGCTCCGGCTCGGGGTCGGGCTCCGGCAGGGCGGCGAACTCGGCGGCGAGCAGCGCGGCCTCGGCACGCGCGGCCTCCTCGGCGGCCGCCTGTTCGGCGGCGACGCGCTCGGCCTCGATGCGCTCGGCCTCGATGCGCTCGGCCTCGGCGGCCTCCTCGGCCGCGCGGCGTTCGGCCTCGGCGCGCGCGGCCTCCTCGGCGGCGGCCTGCTCGGCGGCGACGCGTTCGGCCTCGGCGGCCTGCTCGGCGGCGACGCGTTCGGCCTCGATGCGGGCGGCCTCCTCCGCCGCGAGGCGCTCGGCCTCCTGGCGGGCGGCTTCCTCGGCGAGGCGTTCGGCTTCGAGGCGGGCGGCCTCTTCGGCGGCGGCCTGCTCGGCGGCGAGGCGTTCGGTTTCCTGGCGGGCGGCTTCTTCGGCGAGGCGTTCGGCTTCGAGCCGGGCGGCCTCTTCGGCGGCGGCCTGCTCGGCGGCGAGGCGTTCGGTTTCCTGGCGGGCGGCTTCCTCGGCGAGGCGTTCGGCTTCGAGCCGTGCGGCCTCTTCGGCGGCGGC
It includes:
- a CDS encoding acyl-CoA dehydrogenase family protein, with the protein product MRASVRAFVERELRPHADEWEAAREFPASVNRAAGEAGLLGWKYGADDGGRGPDHLADVVVTEELARCGSGGVAAGLGATKDLAPFYVARFGTPEQRERWLRPCVAGAAVAGLAVTEPGAGSDVAALTTTAVRDGDEWALDGTKVFCTNGSRADWLLVAARTGDEPGHAGISLFVVPTSAEGFAASRIPTLGWRTSQTGALTFASVRLPPDALLGEPGDGFVMIMKSFQWERLALAVASVSAAAANLAACPPSPRRDALAVRLAAVRALSYDALTRHLAGEDALRQVSAAKWLACDLDVDTALLRVDSGGGAAAERALRDARLGPIGGGAREVMAELVARTLPL